Sequence from the Cucumis sativus cultivar 9930 chromosome 1, Cucumber_9930_V3, whole genome shotgun sequence genome:
TCAAATAGTAATATTTGATAGGTATTTTAGTAATATCAAATAGTAATATCAAATAGTAATATTTGATAGATATAAATAggtattttagtaaaattacTATAtaggaaataaattaaatttggttttccaaatttaaaactattgaaaTAACCAACTTCATCTTCTCTATAAATAGTCTCGTGCATGTATTGTTAGtgaatttattaaacaaaaattaagataaagtGACTATTTTGAGATTGATTCAAGATAAATCTCaatatgttaattttaatttttacctttattttccctcgacattttattttgaaaaactgtattttaatattttaaaattacaagttaagatttataattatttgtttaagttcCAATTTAAACTACTGTTGGAGTGTTAGGCAATACATTGataaaaaatctcaaacatattagaaatatatttgataatttaaaacattcatcttcttaacaaaatatacttatttaaattagttggAATCTTTGATCATTTTGTTATGTCtagattaaaagaataaaacgacttttatttttaaagtcaAAGGTTTGATTTTCATCTTTGAAATTGTTATACTAAGAAACTTATAATTGATAGAAATAAgacatgcacagcggaaaaagaatcgaaattCTACcataattgccacaattaacaagtaaccataaactaatcaaattagggttttaggaaatattacctttgaaactttaaaaaaactttgataccTCCTTAGCAATTCAAACTGAGACCACCACTAATGCTCAACTACTATCCTTtggacaaagaaccgggttgtgaGACCCAATTTGATGTAAAAAGTAATagagataaaatgaaattggaaggtagaagtatttttttcttggttgAGATTTTTTGgagtatattaaaaaaaggcaaaagttTTCAACCATTTGGAAACTCCCctatttataacataattacatgaaaaaatgcatgtaattaatttgtcaaatctcaacacctaatgttccactaacaattagtggaacttagtgggctaggtgtctacttctcatatagccacatatcccactaagagttagtgggattatccaacaaaatgttggattttcccactaacttagtccaagggtaaaatggtcattagatattttaagtcaaaagtcaaactttgacttttctaagtcaaaaatcaatattttgacattttacCATTgtgtccgtcttgactaatttcaacctcccgagcatgaatctgcattcatttttctaaaattcaaatcacatatGAATATAAGaccggtcaaagtttgacttttcaaagtcaaaagtcaacattttgactttttactattttttgaccaattccatcaattccgagcttcttagtatgaatctgcattcatacttatagtatgtaaaacataaagctctatttctaattagaagaccgacaactatatcactatatttgtcggtttctctttcttctcccaattcgaacaattcgacttatttcatcacactgttctaagtttaatccatatgagctagcaggggaacctaatggacctatagatcatgggcttcaacgattcaagattaactagctaaactcttttaaaccgagttaatcaacattcgttaactgacgggtcattccactaaagtcccgtagttgcactctcctcactatagatatatttgtgtccatttgataaaaccataatcagtaagttaatccttcacaggttgctcgtaaccttggctgggtcaaaataccgttttacccccaagattacatcttgctccttatgtcccactaatccactattgaacaattggtttaaggttcaacctataaacttaatccctccCAGGcgaatgagagggtggggccccttgttcaaggcttggattcagtgcttaagagaactacctatctactaaccctaaagtgggtaggagtgaattccatcttgtatcCTATGTTCCCAACTATCCActcgatcttacccctgaaatgggaggcttattgggccaacattgatgagctgccctcacctatgcagatctaagaaTAATCTCGTGtaaacaggagttcatagttaacttaggattaagattaagttacctaggtcatcaataatcgagatagtcagttttaaacagtaaacgatgttataacgtaaaaaagactaattcatggttcagttttatgtaaacactttacataggatgcccccactttcatgtctctacatgaacgattcaggatcacctcgtttgtactacaaaatgggccgcatccatagtttctctaaataaggcgcccaacctttattcatatattatagactatttaggctatatatactcgaacttgatccacgtttatgtttacgcataaaattcaagtttattaaaaaaaatagcattggaacttgatttattggatttaggattataatatttaatttctcaataacaactttattgaaacagaatatgattacaaactacgagttttaagacaaaaaattccaacaataataacattatCATACGTGAAAAACGCACCTCAATATTTTATAGTATataaaagagatttttttaaaaatataacaaaacgacAAAATAGTTACACACAGTACGAAAAAAACCTACACTCacaataaaaaagacaaaaaatgaCTCCATCAACACACCATGTatacaattgtttagatttgactattttttatacaaatcTAAATGGTCTTcgaacaaccaaataacaatctaagaaaaatagatcttttatattttgtacacgatgttgaaccaaataagaatttgaaaaaaaaagaagatataaagtagaaaaagagagaaaaaaacgatggaaatgaaaataaaattgcacaagaaagaagagggaaaggaaagaaaaaacatctaatattttaaaaaaatacctgACCTTTTTTAGAATTGCACtgccgtaaatattttgatgttttcttatatttacgaaaatttctcttaaaaaaacttatactATAATTAGTTGAATTGTTATGAATGGCAAAATATTGAAgctatttatataatataacaacaaaaagaaaaagaaaaaaaaaccttagaTAGAATATAGAGAGGTAGAtggattttgctatattttgtaaataatttcaatatttcggtatttttaacaattcttttatttataataacttttgaTAGGAAGgttgaaaatctaaaatttgtgGAACAAAGTTCATTATTGTCAAACATGATCACATTAGTCATTAGAGGTTTGTTATACTTCAAATTTGAGccataaaagaaataagaaaaagtcaTGAGTTATTTTTGTCAACACTATGAAGATACTTCATTCATATCAACCAAATACAAAGTTTTCATTTGTCGTGGTAACAAGAACTAAAAGAGCAACATGTCTCTTTCCAAAGAAATGGTGTAGCAACAAAAGGTCAGCATACACCTAAATTAATATCACAATTCATCAATTACAATAACCCATGGCATTGACCAAATGACGAGCTCAATGCTGATCATCCTCTGTTTCGCTTTATTCCTCCGCCAAGCAATCGCTCAgcctgattttcaaatatacgaTTGCGTCCAAAACCAAGGCAATTTCACCACCAACTCAACCTACAAAGCTAATCTCAATCACCTCCTCTCTACCTTCACCACCCATCACCAAATTAACTATGGCTTTTACAACTTCTCTTATGGCCTTCAAAACAAAGCCAATGTGATTGGGCTATGCAGAGGAGACCTCACGCTGCTCGCTTGCACCACCTGCCTAAACAACTCTAGAACTCTTCTCCCACTGCTCTGTCCCAACCATACAGAAGCCATCGGATGGTACGACGAATGTATGCTCCGTTACTCAAACCGCTCCATATTCGCCTCCATGGAGACTTCCCCTGCTTTCCGTGCTTGGAATCCCAACAATGCTTCCGACCCACATCGATTCTTCCAGTTCGCTACAACTCTGCTCCAACAACTCACTCAAGAAGCTGCGTTCGGCGATTCTCGTTTAAAGTTCGCTACTGGAGTCACATCCATTCCAAGTTTCCCAACCATCTATGGAGCTGTGCAGTGTACACCGGATTTGTCTCCGCAAAATTGCACCACTTGCTTGCTTGGTGCTATTCAACGAATTCGATTATGTTGCGATGGGAAAGCAGGAGGTAGAATTGGGAGACCCAGTTGTAATATTCGGTTCGAGAGCTACCTCTTTTATAAGCAATCCTCTGTTTCTTTAGCCCCATCTCCAAATCCGTCACTACCACCATCTCCTCCTCCTCAACGTGAGTTAATGACATTCTGAAATGCTATTTTTATCTTTGTCGACTAAACGGTTGCGTCATTGTTTCTCCAGGAAAAGCATCTTGGAGAGTGGCCGTCATAGTTGTGTCCGTCGTCGTTTGCGCTGTCATAATAACGGTCACAATCTGtattttcttaaccaaaagaAAGCGAAGAAACCCAGCAACTCAAGTACCTTCAAGTAAGTTAGCTGATTAttatagattaatttaattcaacgACAAGATCTCTGTTGGATTCGTTCCTATGTAATTAACTCGCAGGGATGGCACTTGAGGATGAAGAAACCGTAATTGAATCTTGgcaatttgattttgacaCGATTAAAATTGCAACAAATGGATTCTctgaagaaaataaacttgGGGAAGGCGGTTTTGGGGTGGTTTATAAGGTAATAGAgtgaagaatttgaaatttgatctTTATAAAGATACgtaatttttgttatgaatGTAATTGTGACAGGGTCGACTTCCCAATGGAGAAACTATTGCTGTCAAACGACTCTCTCGAGCTTCAAGTCAAGGAGATAATGAGTTCAAGAATGAAATCTTATTGGTGGCTAAACTTCAACATCGAAATTTAGTTCAGCTATTGGGTTTCTGcttcaaagaaaatgaaaagattctCATTTACGAGTTTGTAGAGAATTCTAGTCTCGAGAAATTCCTGTTTAGTAAGATTTTTCTATGCTCTGTTCACTTGTtttttctccatcttcaattctgtttttttactaaaaattatatctttaTCAATTTTGGAATATGGGATGGGGCAGATCCTAAAACACGAGTGAGTTTAGATTGGAAAGCTCGCTACAAGATTTTACATGGAATAACTCGAGGACTTGTTTACCTTCACGAAGAGTCTCAACTCAGAATTATACATAGAGATCTCAAAGCTAGTAATATTTTACTAGATGCAGATATGAATGCTAAGATTTCAGATTTTGGTACTGCAAGATTATTTTTACATGATCAAATACAAGGAAATACAAGAAGAGTAGTTGGGACTTAGTAAGTATAAGCAAAACTACATTctacattatttttatctaatgAGAATACGACAATGtcattaattgtttgtttttcagtgGATACATGGCTCCCGAATATGTTCACAAGGGTCATTTCTCAATCAAATCAGATGTCTTTAGCTTTGGTGTTTTAGTTTTGGAGATTGTGACaggaataaaaaataatcaagttCATTTGTACAACGAGATTGTAGGTCTTGTAGACTATGTAagtatgagttttttttttcctgcaTTGGAGACTTTGGTATCAATATTAGGTGATCAGTATGAAAGCTCATTTCAAATGCTACTCTTGCAGGCTTGGAGAAATTGGCAGAATGGAACTACTCAAAATATCATAGATCCTACCTTGAGAAGTGGTTCAAAGATGGAAATGGTTAGATGCATTCACATAGGGTTGCTATGTGTTCAAGAAAAGGTAGCTATGCGGCCAAACATGGGTACCGTACTTCTGATGCTTAACAGCTACTCTATTACCCTTCCAAGACCTTCTCAACCTGCTTTCATTTTGAGTACCATCAACTCTCAAATCTCTGAACACTCTAACCACAACTCTACTCAAGAACTAAATGATATGTCAATTACGGAGCTTTACCCTCGTTAGcttatgtatataaatacacacacacatacatgtTCTCATCAAatcttaatttataatttgtatcGAAgttaaccttttcttttcaaatgaataGAACCTTGATATTATTCAATGTTTTATTACAACAATTTCGATATCCAAAGGTCGTCCTACAgatatttctttaataatatcacagtagacgttcaacaatatttttaaaaaatctttaaatttttattttgcatttaTGTCAATGTTCATTGTCtgcaaaaaaacaataataattggtTTTATTCTGGTAGAAAGTTCCTTCAAATCTTATGAAATTTGTAGGTATATTTAAAGGGCTTTATGTCCAAACAAAGAAGCAGTAGATATGAATCATAGATGTTTGATATACCACAGAGAGGTAAAGGACATATACATTTGTTGTCACAACTTTTCTCGACGTTGCTTGTTTGGGCATCAATGTAGGCTTTTGTCCACGGTTTGTTTGAGGCAACCCTGTCGACCGTTCAAGTAGCATATAAAagcttttttcaaaaaaaataaaaaatatattttccaaGATTTTTCATTAGGGATACTGTAATTTTTGTAGCGATTATTGaagtataattttgatttagttctattacaattaaaattcaGATGCCAAAGAACTTTGACCTTTAACTCTTTTGAGTTTGTATAATTAGTACCTTAGTCATGTCTATTGTGATAACAAGAACTTGTGAAAGTTCGTTGGTTGTAGGTTTATAAACTGTTGGAGATTCAAAATGGTTGCTTAAGACTTATGGTGGATTTTGAACTAATTTGGACCTTTTGAAGTAGACAACCAACTCTCTCAATATAACATTGTTTATAGGTTTGTTAAACTTAATTTCTTGCTTTCTTGGTTGTTGGAGTAAAgttattgtttatataaacacacaatatatatatatattaagatttcatttgGTGTATatacaagtaaaaaaaaattatagtttctaaaagaaaattaattttattgatttgttggcgtaagaaaagaatatttatatatttgttatatttttaataacaaaataatcatataCATTTTATCGACAAGTACTAACAAAATCAAGAGATATACTCACGCAGAAGAAGGTTTATAATGTCAgtttaaaaccgacatcaaaAGCACAATCGACATTAAAtaccttttaataaaatgttcaTACATGTATACTGTTGACTTCTATGCCGTGTGTTATCATTGAAAGttcaatacatatatatatagaacaaCTAAAATGTGATTATTATATagagaatatttatttttattaggtATTGTTTAATAAACTATTGAATCATATTTTGGACTCTAGTGAATACAAGTATTGTTGACTccaataatttgattttgatcatctaactattcttttcttttttaaaaaaaaaaaaatcatcccACACTATTGGATGTCTGCCAACAATaacatcaataaaataattttacttgtttcaaatacacaaatcattcaatacaaacaaatcaaaagtCATCATCGATAACAGCTATCAATGATAACAATTGCTAGTTATTCTCACTAGTAGATGCCATAAGTGATAACTCactttaaattcaaaaaatatgttattagttgatatcatttattaatgatatttataaaattttacatgtTGAGAAATGAATGTTGGCtatttttacataattttaattgtttttttagaattgtGTTATTGGCTATAATCTAATAACCATTACATACcaacattttttgaaatgtaaaagttccttctaaaataaaagactAATAGGTATTTAAGTTGACCAAGTTATCTCCCACACCAAAAATCATTCATAGTCAATAGTCCAAATTTCAGTTTTTATAGTTATATAATCCCATCATAATCTCTTCATCAATGGCGCTAAAACAACCATGTTCCACTcaaatcttttcaatttcatcatcatcatcaccatcatcttcatcttcatcagcCCAGCAATTTCTCAACCAAATTTTAGTTGTTCAAACAAGACTGGCAATTACACAGCCAACAGCATTTACAGCGCCAATCTCCAACACATCCTCTCTTCTCTCCCAACAGACGAGCGCATTGTCGAAGGCTTCCTCAACATCTCCTACGGCAAAGGCTCCAACAGAGTCAATGCCATTGCACTCTGCAGAGGAGACCTACCCCAAGAGGTATGCCGCAGTTGTTTCGGTGACTCTGTTTTGGAGCTTCCAACAAGATGTCCCAATGAAAAAGAAGCCGTGATTTGGTACCCCAATTGCATGTTTCGTTATTCGAATCGATGGATTTTTGGGGTTGTGCAAGATGCTCCATCCTTTTGGATTTGGAATATTGAAGATGCACAAGACCTACAGGGGTTCAGTAAAGCAGTGCAGGGGCTGTTGACTCAGGTAGCAGAGGAGGCTGCTTTAGGAGATTCCAAGCTTAAATTTGCTGCTGGAAATGTCAGCATTGAGAATGAGGATTACTCGTCTGTTTATGGGCTGGTGCAATGCACGCCGGATATTTCACAGTCAGAATGCTTCGATTGCTTGCAAACTCTTGCTGGGGTTGTTCAAACCAGGTGTCCAGGGAAAATTGGAGCCAGAATGATGAGACCCAATTGTATTCTTAGGTATGAGATTCAAAGTTTCTTTGATCCTGCTGTTTCCATACCTTCCCAGTCGACCCCACCACCGTCACCGCCATCCCCTCTCTTCCCAATCTCACCTCCCCCTCTTTCATCAAATACATCGACCAATGGAGAAGgttttctcattttctgtTTAAATTTGCAAGTTTAAGTCTTTCAAGTTATTGgccaaacaaattatttaaccTTTTGTTTACATCAATGCTTATGTTTTACATTCATTATCTAACTCTGCAGAAAAGGATTCCAAGAGATTGAAGACTGTCATCGTTATAGTTCTGCCCGTGGTTGTGGTTGTACTTGTGGTATTAATTGTCAgcatcttcatctttttaagAGCAAGGAAACCAAGAGTTGGAGTTACATGTAAGAATCCCTTCCAAAAGGATTTAAGAAGTTTAGTTCTTGTGAATCTTTTGTAGGAAGGACTTGGAAAAAAGTTCAACTTACACACATTTACTTGTTCTTCAGGTTCAGAAGTGGATGACACTGCAGATTTGGAAACTTTGGTATTTGATATCAGTACTATAAGAAATGCAACCGATGACTTCTCAGATGAAAATCATATTGGACAAGGTGGATTTGGAACTGTTTACAAGGTTTGTGAGGAAAAATTCTtggctttctttctttcttttgctaaTTCTTGAAAGTATTGAATAATGGAGTCTTTCAGATAactcattatatttttgtgtattcTTTTGACAGGGAAGCCTTGTTAATGGACAAGAAATAGCAGTGAAAAGACTCTCCCAGAACTCCATGCAAGGAGAAAGTGAGTTCAAGAATGAAGTCCTGTTAGTGGCTAAACTTCAACACCGGAATTTGGTTCGGCTTCTCGGTTTCTGTCTGCACGAAGATGAAAGGATTCTTGTGTTCGAGTTTTTGCAGAACTCAAGTCTTGATAAATTCTTATTTGGTATGTTGTTTTTCCTCTCTAGTTAGAGTATCTTGAGACATTAATGCGTTGTGTTGTTCCTAATAAATCtcattgttttaatgtttagATCCATTGAAAGGTCAAGATTTGGATTGGGGAATGCGctacaaaatcattttaggCATTGCTAGGGGCCTTGTTTATCTTCATGaagattctcaaattaaagttattcATCGGGATCTAAAAGCcgcaaatattttattagatacaGAAATGAATCctaaaatttcagattttggCATGGCAAAGTTGTTTCAAGATGATGAAACGCGAggaaatacaaataaaattgttggCACTCAGTAAGTATAATATAAACAGTGGAAGAAACTCGTTAGCATACTCTTCATTCTATAAAGTATagtatcataaattttttcttcacacTTTAACTCATCTCTCACCATCTAGTCAATCTCAACAAATAATGTTCAAATTCAGGGGATATATGGCACCGGAATACGCAATATACGGAGCATTCTCAGACAAGTCAGACGTGTTTAGCTTCGGTGTATTAGTCTTGGAGATTGTGACTGGACAAAAAAACAGCTCTTTCTATCTGGAAAAGAACATAGATGATCTTATAAGCTACGTAAGTATAAACATATcgtcaaattacaaaattcagTCTCAATGACCTAAAAAGTAAATGCTCATTGCAATGAATTGGTGTAGGCATGGAGAAACTGGAGGGAAGGAACAGCACTAAATGTTGTAGATCCCATATTGAAAGGTGGCCCAAgtaatgaaataaagaaatgtatCAACATC
This genomic interval carries:
- the LOC105434457 gene encoding cysteine-rich receptor-like protein kinase 26 produces the protein MFHSNLFNFIIIITIIFIFISPAISQPNFSCSNKTGNYTANSIYSANLQHILSSLPTDERIVEGFLNISYGKGSNRVNAIALCRGDLPQEVCRSCFGDSVLELPTRCPNEKEAVIWYPNCMFRYSNRWIFGVVQDAPSFWIWNIEDAQDLQGFSKAVQGLLTQVAEEAALGDSKLKFAAGNVSIENEDYSSVYGLVQCTPDISQSECFDCLQTLAGVVQTRCPGKIGARMMRPNCILRYEIQSFFDPAVSIPSQSTPPPSPPSPLFPISPPPLSSNTSTNGEEKDSKRLKTVIVIVLPVVVVVLVVLIVSIFIFLRARKPRVGVTCSEVDDTADLETLVFDISTIRNATDDFSDENHIGQGGFGTVYKGSLVNGQEIAVKRLSQNSMQGESEFKNEVLLVAKLQHRNLVRLLGFCLHEDERILVFEFLQNSSLDKFLFDPLKGQDLDWGMRYKIILGIARGLVYLHEDSQIKVIHRDLKAANILLDTEMNPKISDFGMAKLFQDDETRGNTNKIVGTQGYMAPEYAIYGAFSDKSDVFSFGVLVLEIVTGQKNSSFYLEKNIDDLISYAWRNWREGTALNVVDPILKGGPSNEIKKCINIGLLCAQEHSADRPTMDTVLLMLSSDTITLPILSPPADFMNRKPKTDISSPESSGSHVIEME